A single window of Onychomys torridus chromosome 8, mOncTor1.1, whole genome shotgun sequence DNA harbors:
- the Adprm gene encoding manganese-dependent ADP-ribose/CDP-alcohol diphosphatase, whose protein sequence is MADHLDADALADGSEPLFSFGVIADIQYADLEDGFNYQRSRRRYYRHSLVHLQGAIEDWNKERSTPCCVLQLGDIIDGYNAQYKVSEKSLELVMDTFKMLKAPVHHTWGNHEFYNFNRDFLANSKLNSKFLEDRIVQHPETTPSENYYAYHFVPFPKFRFILLDAYDLSVLGIDQSSPKYEQCMKMLREHNPNVELNSPQGLSEPQYVQFNGGFSQEQLNWLNEVLTFSDLNQEKVVIVSHLPIYPEASDCVCLAWNYMDALSIIWPHKCVVCFLAGHTHDGGYSEDPFGIHHVNLEGVIETAPDSQAFGTVHVYPDKMILKGRGRVPDRIMNYKREQAL, encoded by the exons ATGGCTGATCATCTGGATGCTGATGCCTTGGCTGATGGTTCAGAGCCACTTTTTTCCTTTGGAGTTATAGCAGATATTCAGTATGCTGATTTAGAAGATGGATTCAATTATCAAAGAAGCAGGCGGAGGTATTACCGGCACAGTCTTGTTCACTTACAGGGTGCCATTGAAGACTGGAATAAAGAACGCAGCACGCCCTGTTGTGTCCTCCAGCTTGGAGACATCATTGATGGCTACAACGCACAGTATAAAGTTTCAGAAAAGTCTCTAGAACTTGTCATGGACACATTCAAAATGCTTAAAGCCCCAGTTCACCACACATGGGGAAACCATGAGTTCTATAACTTCAATAGAGACTTTTTAGCAAACTCGAAACTTAACAGCAAGTTTCTAGAAGACCGAATTGTACAGCATCCCGAGACCACGCCATCAGAGAACTATTATGCTTATCACTTTGTACCATTCCCTAAATTCCGGTTTATTTTACTTGATGCTTATGACCTGAGTGTCTTGGGCATAGATCAATCTTCTCCAAAATATGAGCAGTGTATGAAGATGCTGAGGGAGCACAACCCAAATGTGGAGTTAAATAGTCCCCAAG GACTTTCTGAGCCCCAGTATGTCCAGTTTAATGGAGGATTCAGCCAAGAACAGCTGAACTGGTTGAATGAAGTTCTTACATTCTCAGACCTGAACCAGGAAAAGGTGGTGATTGTGA GCCATCTTCCCATTTACCCAGAGGCCTCTGACTGTGTGTGCTTGGCTTGGAACTACATGGATGCTCTGTCAATCATATGGCCTCacaagtgtgtggtgtgtttccTTGCTGGTCACACACATGATGGTGGCTACTCTGAGGATCCTTTTGGTATACACCATGTCAACCTTGAAGGAGTTATTGAAACAGCTCCGGACAGCCAGGCCTTCGGCACAGTTCATGTCTACCCTGACAAAATGATACTGAAAGGGAGAGGCAGAGTTCCAGACAGAATTATGAATTACAAAAGGGAACAAGCTTTGTGA